The Legionella lansingensis DNA window AATGGCAAGATCAATGGTGCCATTATCTAAGGCAGGAAATAACTTATTAAAATCCATTGGCATCAATTGACACGGTGTGTTAATTTTTTGACATAAAAGAAGAATTAATTCTACATCAAAGCCCTGATTCATCGAGGTCACAAAAGGAGGATCAAAAAAGACAGTACCAACTTTGATATCAGCATAGGTAGAAGGAAGGTAAAGAGAGAGAAAGAATGCCAATAAGGCGGTCCTGAATTGTTTCATGATTGCCATCCTGTGCGTCAATCTCTAAAGTGGTAAACTTCTTTTACATTAAGTGTAGTCAAACCCAGCATTTTTGTGAGAGCAAGAAAATATTTCAGCGGTCATTTCAGTCGCAATGGCGTTAAGTTAAGCTTAATTTCTAACCCGTTCGGGATGAGTCCTTCGAGAACCTCAGGATGCGCGAGCGCAGCACCGTCTCGAAGCCTCTTTAGCAAAGGCCCTTCGAGAGAGCTCAGGACAGGCTTCGAGACGGCGTAAACGCCTCCTCAGCCCGAACGGATCGGTGTGAATTTAAATACTCCTTAACTTAACGCCATTGATCTCAGTCGGAGGATGTCTATTATAGTTGGAATGTCTCTGCCATTTTGTCCACAGGAATTAACCAAAAGTCACTCGCGTTTATTGTTGTAAAGCCATAGCGAGTATAGAGATTAAGGGCATTACGATTGGATGTTTCCACATCAAGCGTCAATTTGGTTTTTCCCTGAGTCAAGGCATGATTAATACAGTAAGCAAGCATTTCACCACCCCAGCCACGACCTTGGTGCTGAGGGAGGATAGCAATATCAGACAGAATGGCCCCTTTCTCCTGCCAATGAATATGAGCTTTTCCCACTGGCTTCTTCTCATGCAGGGCTAACATTAAAGTATAGTTATTGTCGTTGAGAAGCATTTGAAAGCGTGTGGTCATATCCACCTGTTGACCTGAAAAGCAAGCTTCGTCAATAGCACATAAAGCAGGAATGTCACTAAGATCCGCTTTGTGAATCTCTAAATTGGGAGCAGGAATCAGAATGGGCTCATAGCTATTTCTTTGCATCTGATATTCACTGTGGCAATAAAAAAAGCCACGCTGTGTTAGCCAGGTGTTATCTTTTAAAGAAGGCATTGAAAAAATGAGACTTTTAATTTCTTTAGCCCGCAATAATGGCAAAATCGTTTTCAATAATTGTTTGGCTATCCCTTGTCTGCGATGTGAGGGGGAAACCAAAAGACTTACTTCACAAGCATCACTATAGAAGAAGTAGATGCTTAAAAATCCAATTAACTGCTCATCCTGAAGGAAGAGCACATTATTTTCGCTCGTTCTTTTTTGCGTTAATAAATGATAATACAACGCGGGTATACCGCCATCGTAATCCTGACATAGTGCAGCCAGTGTTTCCACTGACTGTAGTTGTTTTTCATCCAGTTGGGTATTGCTGATGATCATGATTTTCTTCTTAAATAAATTAAGTATTACATAATTTGGTGACTTTTTTTAAATATCTTTATTCATCAATTTATTTTCGCCATCGTCAAAGAGTAAGATCAAAATCAACCCATCCAAAAAAAAACGATAAACAATAGCGTTAAAGCAAAGAGCAAGGGGTTTACTGGTTGCCGCGTCATTAGTTTTAATACTGTATAAAGAATAATACCGCCGCCGATACCATCAGCGATTGAGGATGTGAATGGAATCATCATGATTGTAACCATGCAAGGAGCAATTTCTGTAAAATCCGTCAATTTGAGATCAACAATATGTTTCAGCATACAGCAAGCCACATAGAGTAGTGCAGGGCCTACAGCATAATTTGGAATCATCTGTGCAAGAGGAAAGAAAAATAACATCAGGATAAAGCCCAAGGAAATAATCAAGGCAGTTACACCAGTACGTCCTCCTGCCTCAATGCCAGCAGCTGATTCTATATAAGGGGATGTGCTCGCCGAACCCAAAAGCCCTGCTAATGCTGAAGCGGCAGCATCTGCTGTTAAGCTTTTACTCAATCGCTGTTGGTAATCGACGTAGTCTCTGAAAACAGATTTATTAAGTAAACCAATTAAAGTACCCGCAGCATCAAAAACAGCGATAAGAAAGAAAGCGAAGATGGCTTTAATTGCACTCATACTGGTTAGACCAGAGAAATCAAGCTTGAGAAAAGTGGCTTGCATTGAAGGCGGCAGAGCAATCAATCCCTGCCAATGCGTTAAGCCTAGTAATAAGCTGAAAAGACTCGTTGTTAAGATGCCGAGAATGATGGCAGCGGGAATGTGATAATAATCCAAAAGAAGAATCAATAAAAAACCAAATAAAAATAAGCCAGTTTGTGGGGTAATAAGATTCCCAAGACTCATTAGCGTATGTGGATTAGCGACAATAAGTTGATTGGTGCGTAAAGCGATTAATGCTATTAATAAACTGATACCAATGAGAATGGCAATCTGCAGATTATAAGGAATGGATTCAATTAATAGTCTTCTTAGCGGTGTCAAACTAATAAGCAAAAACATCATCCCTGAAATAAAGACCATGGCCAAGGCATGCTGCCAGTCGATCCCCATGCCTTGAACAACACCATAAGCAAAATAAATATTCAGGGCCATCCCAGGTGCTATACCGATGGGTGTGTTTGCTAATAGTCCTATTAAGGCACAACCAAATGCGGTGACCAAACAGGTAGCCGTAAATACAGCCCCTGTATCCATGCCAGCATCATGTAAAATGGTTGGATTGACAAAGGCAATATAAGCCATGGTTAAAAATGTAGTTATGCCCGCAAGAACTTCTGTTCTTAAGGAAGAACCGTTCAGTAAACGAATTGGTAGGAAGGTCATAGGTAGTTGCTTAAGACGCAAAAGTTGATACTACAAAAGTTAGGTTGGGCTTGCAATAAAGACAGACTGTTCACCGAACTCTGTCATCCCCGCTTACGCGGGGATGACAGAGGACTTGTCAGCTTATTTTGTCGAACTAGAAATGGATATTAAGTACGGCGAAAATGATTTCTATGGCGATGAGGACAATAATGGTGATTTCTAAATTATGGGAATGGCGAGTTTCGAGATAGCTATTAAACATCTCAAAAATCTCATTGAGGGTATCTAAACGATGATTAATAGCATTCACTCGTCGTTGAATATGAAGATAACGTTCCATCATCGTGTAATATTCTTCAAGGGTGGGATGTTGCCAAAAATATTTGGGATGATAAAGAAAATTACTAATTAAATTCATTTCACTTTTCGCACCCAAAATCTCACCTATCACTTGACGTATTCGATTGCGCGATATAGGCATCCCACCTTTATTGGAGATGCTTTGAATCATCGGGTTGTATTTTTCGATTAGGGCTTCAATAATCGTTTCAAAATACTGTAATTTCACCGACTGTGAGAAACCATATGAGAAGCTTAATTTGAGTTCATCACTGTCGGCATCGATGGTTAAACAATCGACATCAAAGTAACCGTGTGGCTCAATAGCTGTTTTCTCACCAATTCGAAAGCTAAACTCATCACGCACTAAAAAGGTGACTAGCTTGTCGCCGAAGGGGCGAATAATATCAAGATAAGTACTTATCTGATAACGCTTAATATCCCACGAGACAATTGTTCCATTTTTAAAAACAAAAGCCAAGGCATGAGGTGTGTCTCGATGGCTTAATTTTAATACATCCCGAGTTCGAACTGAGTTATAACCGAGTTGACTGTTTTTAAAATACGTATCTAAGCGCGTCAAATCGATTGAATTGGCAATGCAATAACTTAAGCATTCCATGATAGCGACCTTTGATGGTTTACTGCTCGTGATTTATTTACCACGGGTATCTTTTAGACAGTATAACCTAACCTGCTTAAGACTACACGTTTTCAGTCACTTCTCGTCCCGGATAGGCTTTTTTTCTATCCGTAGCTCCACTCAACCATTGAGGACAAACCTCCAAAATCTCGGCAATCTTGTCCAATTGCTCCACAGATGGGAGTAAATGTCCAAAAATCATTGCATTGGCCAGATGACGTGTGACGCCAAATACCTTAGCCACGGCTTTGGTTTTTTCTGCAAGTTCTTCAGGAAAACCCAATAAAGATAATTCCCGATTAAATCGTTGTGAAAATACTTTGCTGTTCACTTTTCACTCCATGAAAAAAATCTTCTATCAGCACCATGCTGACCCCTTCCTACCCGTCAATCCTTGATACAGGTAAAATCTGTTATAACTTATTTTTTTATTGTCGCAAAGTATTTTTCATGTTTTTAAAAACAATTAGTTATCTGCTGAGCAAAGGCTAATAAGCCTTGTAATTTATTGAACAATTGTTTGCACTCACCGCTGAGATGAGTAGCCTTTACAAATCATCGGTTGACTCATATCTATGCTCCACTCCCTGACAATCACGTCTCAGTTTGATTAAAATCTAAGCTGCAATTGTTAGAGAGTGGATGACGAATAAGGTTATTGAAAACCCTCAAATTAAATCTAAGTGGTGTACTTAAATTCCACAAAAGCCTGATTCGCTTTTAAGCGTCCTTCCCAAGGAGAGAGGCCAGCAAGCCAACCATCAGCATTACTGAATACACTTGATGGGCCATTAAATTTGCCGCCGTCATAATAGCGATAGCCCGCATCAACACTAAAATGACTTTGCTGTGGCCTGAAGTTGACTCCAGCTGATGCCTGCCAAGCAAAACTGTTCCGGCTTGCTGGGTTACCAATGCTTGTGGTAGATCCAATAGGCACGCCAGCCGCAACTAGCCTGGCAACAGTATGAAAATCGCGAACTTCATTGTAGGCATAACCAACCCCGCCGCCTATAAAGGGTGTAAACGCGACACTGGCGATATTGGCCCAAGCTTGTATGGGGTGCAAGAAGCCATTCACAAGAATTGCGCGATTATCCAGACTAAAATACCGCGTGCGTATATCCCCGGTAGCGGGGCCGCTGATGCCTGGAGGAGCCGTTTGAAATTTTTGATAATCAAAAACTTCATGAACAAGATAACTCACACTTACATCCACATAATCATGAACTTGTTTACCAAGTGCAAACGTGTAAAAACCTCTGTCACCTAAATCAGAGTCATAACCCTCCGCAGAAAAAGCCCACTGGGTTGGATTTGGATTGACTATCCCTGGTTCTTCGGTCCAGGAATAACCTGTGCCAATGGACCCAAACCATGAATAAACAGGAACAGCTTCTCCTATGGTCCCTGCGTATGATGGCAATGATAAAATCGAACAAATCATTAAACTTAATCTTTTATTCACCATAAACATCCTTATTATAATTTAATTG harbors:
- a CDS encoding outer membrane protein, which encodes MVNKRLSLMICSILSLPSYAGTIGEAVPVYSWFGSIGTGYSWTEEPGIVNPNPTQWAFSAEGYDSDLGDRGFYTFALGKQVHDYVDVSVSYLVHEVFDYQKFQTAPPGISGPATGDIRTRYFSLDNRAILVNGFLHPIQAWANIASVAFTPFIGGGVGYAYNEVRDFHTVARLVAAGVPIGSTTSIGNPASRNSFAWQASAGVNFRPQQSHFSVDAGYRYYDGGKFNGPSSVFSNADGWLAGLSPWEGRLKANQAFVEFKYTT
- a CDS encoding NCS2 family permease; translated protein: MTFLPIRLLNGSSLRTEVLAGITTFLTMAYIAFVNPTILHDAGMDTGAVFTATCLVTAFGCALIGLLANTPIGIAPGMALNIYFAYGVVQGMGIDWQHALAMVFISGMMFLLISLTPLRRLLIESIPYNLQIAILIGISLLIALIALRTNQLIVANPHTLMSLGNLITPQTGLFLFGFLLILLLDYYHIPAAIILGILTTSLFSLLLGLTHWQGLIALPPSMQATFLKLDFSGLTSMSAIKAIFAFFLIAVFDAAGTLIGLLNKSVFRDYVDYQQRLSKSLTADAAASALAGLLGSASTSPYIESAAGIEAGGRTGVTALIISLGFILMLFFFPLAQMIPNYAVGPALLYVACCMLKHIVDLKLTDFTEIAPCMVTIMMIPFTSSIADGIGGGIILYTVLKLMTRQPVNPLLFALTLLFIVFFWMG
- a CDS encoding GNAT family N-acetyltransferase, translated to MIISNTQLDEKQLQSVETLAALCQDYDGGIPALYYHLLTQKRTSENNVLFLQDEQLIGFLSIYFFYSDACEVSLLVSPSHRRQGIAKQLLKTILPLLRAKEIKSLIFSMPSLKDNTWLTQRGFFYCHSEYQMQRNSYEPILIPAPNLEIHKADLSDIPALCAIDEACFSGQQVDMTTRFQMLLNDNNYTLMLALHEKKPVGKAHIHWQEKGAILSDIAILPQHQGRGWGGEMLAYCINHALTQGKTKLTLDVETSNRNALNLYTRYGFTTINASDFWLIPVDKMAETFQL
- a CDS encoding RMD1 family protein, whose amino-acid sequence is MECLSYCIANSIDLTRLDTYFKNSQLGYNSVRTRDVLKLSHRDTPHALAFVFKNGTIVSWDIKRYQISTYLDIIRPFGDKLVTFLVRDEFSFRIGEKTAIEPHGYFDVDCLTIDADSDELKLSFSYGFSQSVKLQYFETIIEALIEKYNPMIQSISNKGGMPISRNRIRQVIGEILGAKSEMNLISNFLYHPKYFWQHPTLEEYYTMMERYLHIQRRVNAINHRLDTLNEIFEMFNSYLETRHSHNLEITIIVLIAIEIIFAVLNIHF